GATTCTTGCACCCATAAATTTACACAAGCTAAAAACCAGTACCCATTAAGCTAAAAACACACACAGACCACTCAAACCCACAAACCCAAATCACAAACTGAACAAAAAATGCAAGCTTTTGAAAcaagcaaaaaaagaaaagaaagacttTTGGAGTGGTGGGTAAAGTACCAAAAGCGTCATGGACGAGAAGAACGGCAAGCTTAGAGTCAGGGGAGCCAGTGACATAGGAATCGAAACCGCCGAGCTTTTCGACGTGGCCGGAGCCGCTGGACGGGTTCAGGGCTGGTGGGTTTGAGCAGCACTCAGAGCTTGCCatgatttctttcttctttttttcctctgtattcacaaacacaaacacTCTTTGTCAGTGTCTGATTGAGCTAGAACAGCAGAGGCTATATTTATaaaggggaaatcattctccgGCCAATGCAAAATATGGAAGTTTGCAAATGGTCAACAAATATATCAGAATTTGATATTTTGGTGGCAAATTGAAAAGTCAATGCTTTGAGATATGAGCTTGGTCGTTGTTTGCTGAATTATTTACTTTTGAAATGACGGGATGAATGACGTAGGCCTAATGCGAAAAGTTTGAGGAGAAATAGTATTAGCCGCAGTCCAATATTCTAATACTCTGGCACTCCAAACCAAACCAGTACACCACGTTGGTCATTTGTAAAAGTGAAAGTATGTTATGGTTCAAAACTTCAAAGTAAATTACAGTTGTGCGTGTTGATTAGTTACATACACTCCCCAACTATTCGGAAAAGACTGTATTGTGCATATCGATTAGTTACTCACACCATACAACTATCCAAAAATGACTGTATTAGAGAGAGAAAACCGCTTGATGTGTAGTTCCGTTCAATTTAGAATAcaaaagattttattttttattttttatgatgcACTAATCAACTTGATCAAACATATTAGCATGATTTATACCACTCACCAAATGGCAACCTAAAAGCACCACATTGTTGTCAAACCTCTACTCTTCCAAGCAACAAATTTTACATACAAATATTGGTACCATAAAAGTGCAGGCATTCTTCTGATTCATAGTAAATAGAATGTAGTTGATATGATAAGGTTCAAATTAATCTCGTCCTTCAGTGACGATAAAACGCTTCACAGTGATGACGATACCATTCACTTAACATGGTTTTAGAACCACTCCAACAAGTCTTGATTAGCCTCCTCGGCAACCTTACAATCTGCTTCATCATCACGTCTTACCTCCGGTTCCACTTCCGGGAAAATCTTCACAAGGCTTTTAATCTGTGATTCCATAAAACCAACAGTCGTTCCAAATGCATAACGCGAAACATTGAAGAAACATAGCGGCATTAAGAAGGTAGAATATCTAAGCATGTCTATGGCACCTGAAGAATAATTTGTGTGCAATGCAGAAAGGCACTGACTCCAATGATGTGTGCTGGAAGCGTGTTCGAGCTTTGAGACAACAACTTGCTGCTGTTGGTGAAACAATTTCCGATCAAGACACGGTCATcgtcattaattttaaaagggTTGGCTATTGAATATAACTTCTTCCAATCTTACATTCGTGCAAGACCAATTTGTATCGCTCTTATTGAGGTGAAAGATTTATTACTTGAAGAAGAAATTGATCCTGACACTGCTTCTATGTTCACTGCTATGATGACTCAGAAATCTGCTTGTCCAAATGTTAAGGATAATACTTCTGGTTCACAACTTTCTGGTTTCTCGCACGGTTGTGGTCATTTGAATCGGAATTGGGGTTCAAACTGGAATGTGAACGTGGACGTGGTCATTTGAATCGTGGATGAGGATGGAAGGGGAAACGACGAAGAATGCAGGAAACCAAAACTAGGAAAGAACAACCAAATTTGAGCTCTCTTCCGTGCACATTTCTTCCAGTTCCACCAACATTCGTTTACCTCTGCTCATCCCTCTTTTCTCCTTTGTATTTCCCCTCGTTCCTAacaaaaaagtgaaaactacAACGAAAACCAAAATGGTTATCAAGTATCGGAAACAAAATTATGAGGTTTATAAAACTCTCATTAACCCATAGGGCATCTCCAACTAGTACTTTATTTATATGACACCAAAATGGTGTTGTGAGTTCTTCCGGGTTACACGGAGGAGGCAGGTCGAAGACCGGCAGTTCAAACTACGAAAGTTTTGCAAACAAATACTAGTACATAAAACTCCGGAGGCATTGTTTAATAAAACTCCAGAGGAATTGTTTTACCACTGGCTACCAATAGAAAGCAGCTGATAAGACAAGGAAAACCGCTACAGTGATGATGCCAGTCACTTGACATGGTTCAAGAACCACTCCAACAAGTCTTGATGAGCCTCCTCGGCAGCTTTACAAGCTGCTTTGTCTTCAACATTGTACCTCACCGTCCACCCATGTGCCACTTTCGGGAATATCTTAACGTGGCTCTTAACCTGTGATTCCACAAAACCAACAATCGTTTCAACAAACTTCAAAAGTTAAGTGCTACAAGCTACCGCAGTGGTGAACCCTAATGTGAAGGGGGTGTTTCTGCTGTTGTCCTATCATTTCttcaaaaagaacaaaaataaaatgttttggaAGTTCATACAAAATGGTGTATGACCCTGATTGGAAACTAAATTAGAAGCTAAGCGTAGCATATAAGCTCTCTGGCACCCTTCCCTTACAAGTCGTTTTTGTAAGGGCAGGTTACCTATAACTGTAAGTCATGCACAATTATATTTCACAATATGATAGACAAAGTTCGCCAGGCATCTCAAGTTGAGGAATGTCCGTGATAAGAATAAACAAACTAACAAAGGCACAAAGTATTGAAGGCTGTTCAGATGAACGATATTCCTACCTCAGGTTTTGCAGTTAAAACCTCTTCAAACTGCTTCACGACTTCAGGCGGACACATCTGATCAATCTCAGCTCCAAGTATAGAAATAGGAACCTTAACCTCTGAAAGTAATAACAGGAATAGATCATGAAGTGAGTGTGCGAGTAATTTTTTGTGCCAATAATGGTGTCTTAAAGAGATATTTCCTGAATATTAATACCGATATCTTACCCTTGAAATCATCCACTGTGACTACTGCAGGATGACAGAGAACAGCAGCTTGAATTAACGGGAGCTTTGCAAGTTCAACCACAACCTTGGCTGAAAACAGCGCAAATAGTTCAATGTCGACCAAACAAGAGTGATAAGTAAAACATCGCCTAACATTATCCAAATGTCTAAATGAGAAACTTTTTTGTTGCTCTATTTCAGTGCAACAAAAATGAAACAGAGCAACAAAGATGTTAACGAGAAAGGAAAGTGAATTCACCTCCCCAACAGAAGCCTGCAGCACCGATTGCAGAAGCACCTTTACTTTTTAAAGCTTCAAGAACTGGCTTTGCAGCCTCAAATCCCTTGTCCTATCAATCCCAAAACAAGATTCAGAAGCTAACAATACTTGAACATATCGAAATTGCAGAAAAATTTTGATAGCACCCCAATGCCAGGGACTCGTAATTTAACCATTGTCACAAAAGGTGGAATCAGCCTAGTAGTGAACAACCGTAAAAGTTTTAACACAACAACAGTCATGGGACTGCCCAGCTGAACCCACTCACATAAGCATCTAAAATTGCATAGTGAGAGTTGTAAAAGTACTTCGATCGttaaagaaacaaaacagaTATGCATAAAAGTAGACATAATAGCAAAAGAGCCAACCGGATGATGATCAATTTTCCAAACATCAAATGGTCTATTGGCATCGTCAGGTGCATAAGGGTCTTTGTCAAAGAAGTCGGGGACCACAACGAAGAACCCAGCAGCTGCTACTTTGTCAGCAAGCTTCCTTCACAATGGAAGGCAGGTGGCATTAGTTAAAGGGTACACGATATTATGGAAACAACGACCTATACAGTGATATTCAACACTGTTGTTCTGTGATGAAAATATCTGATATCGGTAACTGTAACTGGCAAGTGAAGTTTTATCCTTATAAAGATTATAGAGACAAACTAAATTGCTCATCCAATTCAGCAAGTGTAACTGATGAGCCCGAGTCAATATCCGAAAGCGAAAAGTCATCATACCTCAATTTTGGAGCTTCAAATCCTGAATGACAAAGCAAACATTCAACATGACAAAGCAGTAATACAAAACACACACTTTCTTCACAGAATTGAACATCACATAAGCTACAATATCAAGACGTTACCATGAATGTCAGAGACGAGGAGAACGGCAAGGTTGGAGTGAGGCGAGCCAGTGACATAGGAGTCGAGACCGCCGAGGTTTTCGACATGGCCGGTGCCGCTGGAGGGGTTCAGGGTCGGAGGGTTTGAGCAGCACTGAGAGCTTGCCATGATCTCTGAATTCACACTCTTTGTTGGTGTTTGATTGAGCTACTACTAATACACTAGTAGTACGGTACTACCCCATAATATTAATATGTCAACCactttttagggttgaatttATGATTTGTTTTGAAACGACGGGATGAATGCGTAAGCCTGATGCGAAAATCAAAGACTCCAAGACTGGTACTCCAAACCCAGCAAGTGAAAGTACGTTATGTGAGTTGAGCGAACAGTCAACTGACTTGTAGTGTGCAACTGTGCATGTCCATCAGATAGTCATATCTAATAATTGTTCAGATAACTGTATTGGAGGAGATGGTCTTTATAATATTCACAAAATTATCgatatttttgttgaaatatgtaaaaaatcaaatatcgATATGGAAAGAGATGAAATGCAAACTTTACTTTGTATTGACGAGATatacaaaaatcaataaaaattgacGATATTTACCAATTTATTACAAAAGTTTTGTTGAAACCCATTGCAGATTTtgaacttttacaaaaaaaaattgagaattttTTATCTAATTTCGACTAACTTTGAATGAATTGATATACGCCCCCGTTGCAACTTTCTATAATTTATGTCGAAGACAACTAATATTTCTATAATTTGCATATCGACATTTCCACCTACATCGGTATTCTAAATACTGATTGGAGAAAAACGCTTAATGTGTGGTTCTGTTCAGATGATTGGATTTGAATAaccaaaaaagttttttttttggtaatacCATCCACACACTCATTTTCACTTCTTACAAGACTCCTCTTAATTTTTGGTCATTAgatcgaataaattgaagaagatcaatgacaaaaacttaacaataatgtgtgaaaagtaaaaaaaaaaaagtgtgaataacactctttttcttttatgatgcACCACTCAAATTCATCAAACTTATTAGCATGAATTATACCACTCACCAAATGCCAAACCTAAAAGCACCCACTTTTCCAAGCAACAAATTTTACATACAAATAATGGTACCATAAAATAGTAGACATTATTCTTATTCATAGTAAGAGCACTTCCACCCCTAAAAAGCCTCCTGAGCAATAGTGGACATTATTCTTATTAATCCCCCAATTGAACCTGTTCAAATACATCTCcatcctaaattgaatagccaagaaatttgtattaaaatattattaatattttttgataaataataaaaaaatcatttattttaatttcagatAGGATTTTAACCAAACTCGTCACTCCATGTGTTTTTATCCGAAAGTACAATTTTTATAGATAGATTTTCGAatagatttttaaccaatttcgtaGTGCCAAGTGTCATGATTTTGTAAGAATTTTGTGAATAAATTTCCattaagatttttaaccaatcacatTGTGTCACTTGTCACTATCCGTTTAGAATCTTTGAAAAtagatttcaataaaaattttaatcaatCATGGCGTGCCACGTGGCAAGCAATGAGATTGTTTGATCTCGACGAGGGTGAAAATGCGTTGTTTGAAATAGAAGAGAAAGAGGATGAAGAACGTAGAAGTGagagagcctcacattcccgtcgtgTCATGCAAGTTGTGGGTGAGATCCCCAAACCCAGGCGTTCCGCAAACCTCAATAGAAAGACGGAACATCGAGGTAAGGACCTTTTAAACAATTATTTTATCCTAAACAATGCATACCCTAATGCGTAttttagacgtcgttttagaatgcaatGAAGTTTGttaacaaaatcatgattgctgtTTGCAGCCATGATCTATATTTTGTGTAAAAGAAGAATGCTTTTCATGTTATGAGCCTCATTCCTGGGCAAAAAATTACTATTGCAAAAgaaggatttttattttttttattttatatttttatgtattattttaataattttttattaacttaattaatttggaccgttggattataaaaaaaattaaaatccaacaGGTCATACTTTGACACATGGCCAATGGTaacatttctgattttttttttcatattttttgtttttcgtttttttaaGCCAGAAAACCTAGACCGTTGATTGGAAATCAAACGGTCTAGATTGTGCCATGTCATCTAGCTGTTGGGGttagatttcaattttttttaccattgaaaATCCAACAACCTAGAAAAATAGCTATTGGAAATCCAATGGCCTAGCATGTGCCAAGTCACCCTTTATCCGAACTCATTAATGCGCTTGTACGCGAGTCTCATGCATTGTAGTGGTGTCGGAGACGCGCGCCAACTCGTGGGTGTTTTCTACGCGCCTggtgcaaattttttttttctaacatgGTTGACATCAGCCTTATGTCAAATGGCCTAGGAGATGGGCTTGTTGATTTCTGCCTAGGTGAACAATTAGGCTCCCTTGGAGCTTAGTGGATTACAAAGGGCTGGAGGAGCTTTGGGGGTGGGGAGTGGATTTTATCCACTATCTCCTAGGGAATTTTATAGGGTTGGAAGTGCTCTAAATAGAATACAATTGATACGATAAggtttaaattattttcttctttccttGACAATAAGATGCTTCATAATGATGACGATACCATTCACTTGACATCGTTCAAGAACCGTTCTAACAAATCTTACCTCGTGGCCCACCGACTCCACCCGTGTTCCACTTTCGGGAAAATCTCCACACGTCTTTTAATCTATGATTCCTTATAACCAATAGTCATATTCTaatggctttttagccaaaatggtctatGAGATTTACATAACTCCTTATTTTGGTctatgagatttgaaatcaatagaagtggttcctgagtttgtctaccatcaatcattttggtcattccttgaaaaaaattcattacataaggataaaatgacaaaaatacctgtaatttttgttaaatgattttggtccattgtttattaaattaaggatatttttgtcatttggtccttatttaacataatttttcaagaaataatcaaaatgattgatggtggacaaacttatggaccatttctattgattttaaatctcagagaCTAAAATAAGGAGTTATgtaaatctcaaggaccattttggctaaaaagccattAGAATATGACTATTGGTTATAAGGAATCGCAGATTAAAAGACGTGTGGAGAATTTCCCGAAAGTGGAACATGGGTTGAGTCGGTGGGCCACGAGGTAAGATTTGTTAGAATGGTTCTTAAATGATGTCAAGTGAATGGTTGATGCAAGAGGATCAAAGCTCAAGTATCCAAGTGGAAAATCATCCTCTAACAAAATCACATCAACAACTTGGGCCAGAACTAAGAACATACTTTGGAAGAAAGAGGCAATTTCTATAAAAGGACAGTGAAGAGATTAAAGAAATGACACTTAACCCAACATACAAAATGACTTCTAAAATCTCTGCAATGTACTTTTCACATATTCCTTTTGTGGTTCAAACATTCCCTTGTATTTACAGCTCTGCTACTTCTTTGTTGTATCGATATCCTGTATTAAATTTTACTTCTCAAAACGCTCCATGTACTCGGCAGAACTTATCCGAATAGGTTGAAACTTTGCCTAATCGCTTGTATTTATCATTTACTTTCAAGTTATTACTTTTCATTCAATTTATTGTCATTTTGGCTAACACTTTACGAGAATTTACAAGCTCTTTACTTTCAACTTTTTACTTATCTTTGCTTCACTTTGCTTTATCTCCTTAATCTTTCACAAAGATTGCAAACTGGCTTGGATCGTTTCTGATTAGTTTGCGGTCATTGTTTTGgcattcaacaaaagaaaaatataaagtcCTTGTCTTCAAGGCATGGAAAAGAACCTAATATGAATTTAACCCCTCCATTAAACAATCTTTTCTAAGAGGCTCAGTTTACTTGCGGATCAACAAATGACCTATAAACATCTAAACTAATTAAACAACCTGTTGGACTTGACTAGTAATGGCACGCTTGACAATAACTAACTTTGCAAGAAAACCTAAGAGCCTATTCAAGGTTTTGTCAAGACACCTTCAATTAACTCAGTGTTTACCACCCGCGGGAAGAGTGTGGGGATCTTGCACCCCAACAAGAGTGTTTCCATGAAGGATATTTCCTATCCAACAGGGTCTTctccggatccttttggtgaggatctgTGAATTGtgtctgttcatcgtatatcgtgcagtcagtttttgttaagtactgtttatgtttatgtttatttttaaataaaaagatttaaaatgatttttgaccgcACTATATACAATGAATGGACACAATTTACGGATTctcgggatcctcacaaagaggatccgacaAGGATCCAGACTTATTTCCTACCTCATATTTTGCAGTTAAAGCGTCCTCAAATTGTTGTACAACTTCAGGTGGGGACATATTTGTTAGCATGCATCAATTTATTGAAAACCAAGTGACAGCTCAACAAGTTAATTAGTGTAAACATGAGTAGTTAGGTGATTACCGATAATAGTGATTAGTAATTTgtgtatataaataaatatgttttccagttttaaattttcaaactcCACTCTTTACCGCACACATTTCTTGCGGTTCCACCACCATTCGTTTACAGTTGCTCATCCCTATTTTCTCTTTTGTATTTCCCCTCTGTTCCAAACCAAAATGTGAAAACTATTATCATGTATGGGAAACAAAATTATCAAGTTTATAAAACTCTCTTTTTTGGTGGGGGGCACACCCATAGGGCATCTGCAACTAGTACTATACTTACATGACGCCCAAATGGTGTTGGGGGTTCCTACGGGTTACATGGAGGAGACTGGTCGAGAACCTTCAGTTCAAACTATTGCGTGAGTCAATCTATAGGAAAAGGGAATGTAAATATTAGAGTCATTTTTTTAGGAAGGTAATATTAGTGTCCTTTATTGTTTCCTTATGTAATAAGGATTGTATGTACTTATATTCAACATTATGGAATACATGGAAATTAAGCCGTAAAATTCTATTTGGCATCGAAAACTTGATGCCGTAACCTTAACCGGAAAACAATTTATGTACCGTGCCGCTACTACAAGGGTTGTGCTTGTTGCCTTGTCGTGGGTCTTGTGTCCCTGCcatgtttcttttttttgctATTCGCAGGAAATTGTTGTGTTGTTGTGTGTGTCGTGAATCAAGATGGCTAGTGTCGTAGAAAACTTACGGTTGAAGTTGGAGGGGGTCTACGTACAATCACCGACAATTCAGTTGTGAACCCTGTTGTGATACATATTGATGCTTCAAACGTACCGAATACCGTAAAACTCAATGGATCAAATTACCCTCTTTGGTCCAAAATATTAGAGATGCATATCATTGGGCGTGGTTAGAAAGGGTTTGTGATAGGGAATATTAAGGAGCCTAAGCAAGAAAGTGTTGAGTATGAAGCTTGGGAAATTGGGAATGCAATTGTGAAATGGTGGTTGATTAATTCCATGGATCCTACCATTATGAGTTTTTTCATCCATCTTCGTACTGCTAAAGAAGTGTGGGAAGAAGTTGCTTGGACATATTATGATGGTTCTGATATCTCTCAAATTTATGAGTTGAAGGTAAAATCATTTCGACTCTATCAGGAAGGGAGTTCTATTGGTGTGTACTATGCTGATCTCAAGGTAGTATGGCAAGAACTGGATCAAAGAAGACCGATTAAGATGGAGTGTGCTCTTGATTTGAAGGCGATCTAGGGGAGATCCAATTGGACCGAGTGTATGCCTTCTTGGCGGGACTTGATGATGTATTTGATAAGGTACGTAGTGATATTTTGAGAACTCAACCCCTACCATCTGTCGATGAGGTGTTTTCTGTGATTAGGTGTGAAGCCCAACATCATGCTACCATGATGGGAGGAAGTGGTGTCGACAGCGACAGTAGCCATGGTGCCTCGGCCATTCCCTGCTGGCCGGCCATATACATCACCTTTTTCGACAACTTCTCGTCCTTTAACTCgagaaaataaagatgatttAAAATGTACTTTTTGCGGTCAAACCCGTCATACTGAGGATAACTGTTTTAAAAAACATGGAGTCCCTGAGTGGTTTTTGGAACTGAAGAAAAAGTTACATGCCAAGGAGCGTGCTGCTAATGGAACAAGTGGAAGCCATGCATCTGTTGCCATTGCCGGACCTAGTGTTAAGGAAGCCGTGCCTACCCATGGAGATCTGAGTCAACGTTTGTTGACTAGGACCACTCCTAGTGAATCACCGTCCAATGCAGGTAGTATGAGGCGTGTTTTCTTAGCATCTGACATGGAACATCATACAGGTTGGATTCTAGACTCTGGTGCAACAGACCATATGACCTTTGACAAAACTTTGTTTACTTGTATGACAATGACTCCTCGGAAGTGTGTAGCAACGGAGAACGACACCACTGCACCGGTTATGGGGGCCAACATTGTGGACCTCACACCGGTCTTCTCCCTTCATCACTGCTTGCTTGTTCCATCGTTATCTCATAATTTGTTATCTATTCCTCAAGTTACTGAGCAATTAGATTATGTTGTACTTATGTATCCACTTATTTATTTACTTCACGATATTCAGACCAAGGAGATCATTGGGCGTGTCACTAAGAAAGAGGGGTTgtattatgtggatgacattattCCTAGCAGAGCTAATGCAGTTCAAGCATCCCATACCAATAATTTACAAGAATTTTGGTTATTGTATCGTTTGTTAGGACATACTTCGTTTGGTTATTTAAGGCGTATATTGCCTagtttatttcatgaaataa
The nucleotide sequence above comes from Malus sylvestris chromosome 16, drMalSylv7.2, whole genome shotgun sequence. Encoded proteins:
- the LOC126606837 gene encoding endo-1,3;1,4-beta-D-glucanase-like, whose amino-acid sequence is MASSQCCSNPPTLNPSSGTGHVENLGGLDSYVTGSPHSNLAVLLVSDIHGFEAPKLRKLADKVAAAGFFVVVPDFFDKDPYAPDDANRPFDVWKIDHHPDKGFEAAKPVLEALKSKGASAIGAAGFCWGAKVVVELAKLPLIQAAVLCHPAVVTVDDFKEVKVPISILGAEIDQMCPPEVVKQFEEVLTAKPEVKSHVKIFPKVAHGWTVRYNVEDKAACKAAEEAHQDLLEWFLNHVK